A region from the Streptosporangium sp. NBC_01756 genome encodes:
- the dapE gene encoding succinyl-diaminopimelate desuccinylase, which translates to MSTRLDLTQDVGALTARIVDVESVSGGEKALAGMVEEALRPLAHLSVHRDGEAVLARTELGRGERVVIAGHLDTVPVAGNLPSRVEDGLLYGCGTSDMKAGVAVALKLAAALRAPSRDVTYVFYDCEEIEVERNGLLRLSRRHPALLAGDFAVLMEPTDGVIEGGCQGTLRAQITIRGKRAHSARSWLGVNAVHAARPVLAILDAYQARQPVVDGLEYHEGLNAVAIAGGVAGNVIPDECVVTVNYRFAPDLSLEAAQAHVSEVFDGFDVRFTDGAAAARPGLTHPVAAAFTRAVGGTPRAKLGWTDVSLFSGLGVPAVNYGPGDPNLAHQQGEYVSLEKIADCERRMLDWLG; encoded by the coding sequence ATGAGTACGCGTCTGGATCTCACACAGGACGTCGGGGCGCTCACCGCGCGGATCGTGGACGTCGAGTCGGTCAGCGGCGGCGAGAAGGCCCTGGCCGGCATGGTGGAGGAGGCGCTGCGGCCGCTGGCGCATCTGAGCGTGCACCGGGACGGTGAGGCCGTCCTCGCCCGCACCGAACTCGGTCGCGGCGAGCGGGTGGTGATCGCCGGTCACCTCGACACCGTCCCGGTGGCCGGCAACCTGCCCAGCCGGGTCGAGGACGGCCTGCTGTACGGCTGCGGCACCTCGGACATGAAGGCCGGCGTGGCGGTCGCGCTGAAGCTGGCCGCCGCGCTCCGGGCGCCGAGCCGGGACGTGACCTACGTCTTCTACGACTGCGAGGAGATCGAGGTCGAGCGCAACGGCCTGCTCCGGCTCAGCCGCAGGCACCCCGCGCTGCTCGCGGGTGACTTCGCGGTGCTCATGGAGCCCACCGACGGCGTCATCGAGGGCGGCTGCCAGGGCACGCTCCGCGCCCAGATCACCATCCGGGGCAAGCGCGCGCACAGCGCCAGGTCCTGGCTCGGGGTCAACGCCGTCCACGCGGCCCGGCCGGTGCTCGCGATCCTGGACGCCTACCAGGCCAGGCAGCCGGTGGTGGACGGACTGGAGTACCACGAGGGCCTGAACGCGGTGGCGATCGCCGGGGGCGTGGCGGGCAACGTGATCCCCGACGAGTGCGTGGTGACCGTCAACTACCGCTTCGCCCCCGACCTGTCGCTGGAGGCCGCCCAGGCGCACGTGAGCGAGGTGTTCGACGGGTTCGACGTCCGCTTCACCGACGGGGCCGCCGCCGCGCGGCCCGGCCTGACCCATCCGGTGGCGGCGGCCTTCACCCGGGCCGTCGGCGGCACGCCCAGGGCCAAACTCGGCTGGACCGATGTGTCGCTGTTCTCCGGCCTCGGCGTTCCGGCCGTGAACTACGGCCCGGGTGACCCCAACCTCGCGCATCAACAGGGGGAGTACGTGTCGCTGGAGAAGATCGCCGACTGCGAGCGCAGAATGCTGGACTGGCTGGGTTGA
- the dapC gene encoding succinyldiaminopimelate transaminase: protein MIGLPDFPWDRLTPYKELAQSHPDGIVDLSVGTPVDPVPPVVRQALAEASDSPGYPLTYGTERLRGAAAGWLRRRHGVDLDPANVLPLIGSKEFVAWLPTLLGIGSGQRVIFPELAYPTYDVGARLAGAQPYATDGLLALGPEQVPLVWVNSPSNPTGKVLPAEHLRKVVAWARERGAIVASDECYIELGWEEQPVSVLHPDVCGGSHEGLLAVHSLSKRSNLAGYRAGFVAGDPVLIQRLLEVRKHAGMIVPAPVQAAMAVALDDDGHAEEQRARYAARRAALRPALEAAGWEIEHSTAGLYLWATDGTDCWTQVQGLARRGILVAPGDFYGKAGGAHIRIAMTASDERISAAVRRLQ, encoded by the coding sequence GTGATCGGCCTGCCGGACTTTCCATGGGATCGGCTCACGCCGTATAAGGAGCTGGCGCAGTCGCATCCCGACGGGATCGTCGACCTTTCCGTCGGCACCCCCGTCGACCCGGTGCCGCCCGTCGTACGGCAGGCACTGGCGGAGGCCTCCGACAGCCCCGGCTACCCACTTACCTACGGCACCGAGCGCCTCCGCGGCGCGGCGGCCGGTTGGCTGCGGCGCAGGCACGGCGTGGACCTGGACCCGGCGAACGTGCTGCCGTTGATCGGTTCCAAGGAGTTCGTGGCCTGGCTGCCGACCCTCCTCGGCATCGGCTCCGGCCAGCGGGTGATCTTCCCCGAGCTCGCCTACCCCACCTACGACGTCGGGGCCCGGCTCGCGGGCGCCCAGCCGTACGCCACGGACGGACTGCTGGCGCTCGGGCCCGAGCAGGTGCCGCTGGTCTGGGTGAACTCCCCGTCCAACCCCACCGGGAAGGTCCTGCCCGCCGAGCATCTGCGCAAGGTCGTCGCGTGGGCGCGCGAGCGCGGCGCGATCGTGGCCTCCGACGAGTGCTACATCGAGCTGGGCTGGGAGGAGCAGCCGGTCTCGGTCCTGCACCCGGACGTGTGCGGCGGTTCGCACGAGGGCCTGCTGGCCGTGCACTCGCTGTCCAAGCGCTCCAACCTCGCCGGTTACCGGGCCGGATTCGTCGCGGGCGACCCGGTGCTGATCCAGCGGCTGCTGGAGGTTCGCAAGCACGCGGGCATGATCGTGCCGGCACCGGTCCAGGCGGCGATGGCCGTGGCACTGGACGACGACGGGCACGCCGAGGAGCAGCGTGCCCGGTACGCCGCCCGCAGGGCCGCGCTGCGCCCCGCCCTGGAGGCGGCCGGCTGGGAGATCGAACACTCCACCGCGGGCCTGTACCTGTGGGCCACCGACGGCACGGACTGCTGGACGCAGGTGCAGGGGCTCGCCCGCCGGGGCATCCTGGTCGCGCCGGGCGACTTCTACGGAAAAGCCGGTGGGGCGCACATCCGGATCGCCATGACCGCGAGTGACGAACGCATCAGTGCGGCGGTCCGCCGCCTCCAGTAA
- a CDS encoding DUF3117 domain-containing protein gives MAAMKPRTGDGPLEVVKEGRGIVMRVPLEGGGRLVVELSADEATALGEELKKVVG, from the coding sequence ATGGCGGCTATGAAGCCGAGGACCGGTGATGGTCCGCTGGAGGTCGTCAAAGAAGGCAGGGGAATCGTCATGCGGGTCCCTCTGGAGGGTGGCGGTCGGCTCGTCGTCGAACTCTCGGCGGACGAGGCGACCGCTCTTGGCGAGGAACTGAAGAAGGTCGTCGGCTGA
- the fdxA gene encoding ferredoxin, whose amino-acid sequence MTYVIAQPCVDVLDKACIEECPVDCIYEGERMLYIHPDECVDCGACEPVCPVEAIFYEDDLPEQWKDYYKANVDFFEDLGSPGGASKVGKIQKDHPVVSALPPQAESH is encoded by the coding sequence GTGACCTACGTCATCGCGCAGCCTTGCGTGGACGTCCTGGACAAGGCGTGCATCGAGGAGTGCCCCGTCGATTGCATCTACGAGGGCGAGCGCATGCTCTACATCCACCCCGACGAGTGCGTGGACTGCGGTGCGTGCGAACCGGTCTGCCCCGTTGAAGCGATCTTCTACGAAGACGACCTTCCCGAGCAGTGGAAGGACTACTACAAGGCCAACGTGGACTTCTTCGAGGACCTGGGGTCGCCCGGCGGCGCCTCCAAGGTCGGCAAGATCCAGAAGGACCACCCGGTCGTCTCGGCTCTGCCTCCGCAGGCCGAGAGCCACTAG
- a CDS encoding TIGR00730 family Rossman fold protein encodes MFICVFLASSQKIDQKYLRLAEEVGAELARRGHTLVSGGAKVSCMGAVARATRAGGGRTIGVIPQALVDIEVADEESDELVVAADMRERKGLMDARSDAFLVLPGGIGTLEELFEIWTARTLGLHDKPLVLLDPWGVYTPLKTLVENMHEAGFTRPNVFDAIFWTTTVEDAFRHLEKRTPHLVPSAEELGEATAG; translated from the coding sequence GTGTTCATATGTGTATTCCTGGCATCGAGTCAGAAGATCGACCAGAAGTATCTGAGGCTGGCCGAGGAGGTCGGCGCCGAGCTGGCAAGGCGCGGGCACACGCTGGTCAGCGGTGGGGCCAAGGTCTCCTGCATGGGGGCGGTGGCCCGGGCGACACGCGCGGGCGGAGGGCGGACCATCGGGGTGATCCCGCAGGCGCTGGTGGACATCGAGGTCGCCGACGAGGAGTCCGACGAGCTGGTCGTCGCCGCCGACATGCGTGAGCGCAAGGGCCTCATGGACGCCCGCTCCGACGCCTTCCTGGTCCTGCCCGGCGGGATCGGGACGTTGGAGGAGCTGTTCGAGATCTGGACGGCGCGAACGCTCGGACTGCACGACAAGCCGCTGGTGCTCCTGGATCCGTGGGGCGTCTACACCCCGCTGAAGACCCTGGTCGAGAACATGCACGAGGCCGGTTTCACCCGGCCGAACGTTTTCGACGCGATCTTCTGGACCACCACGGTCGAGGACGCGTTCCGGCATCTGGAGAAGAGGACCCCGCACCTGGTGCCCAGCGCCGAGGAGCTAGGCGAGGCCACGGCGGGTTAG
- a CDS encoding PaaX family transcriptional regulator encodes MNARAALFDLYGDHLRSRGGRASVAALVRLLAPLDIAAPAVRTAVSRMVRQGWLTPARLPRGPGYVATPKCVRRLDETALRIYRVGTITWTGRWHVLVVEPVRDRSRRERLRADLAFLGYAPLSETTWIGPRASPELGALLTGEDIRADRFDAVLDGDPQALVARTWDLDGIGAAYEDWLAQAVDLVGGLPRDAAADRVFAVRSRLLHGWRNFLFRDPGLPAELLPPGWPGEKARSYFEQEAARLLPAAAAFVDRHLAAP; translated from the coding sequence GTGAACGCCCGTGCCGCGCTCTTCGATCTGTATGGGGACCATCTGCGGTCCCGAGGCGGTCGCGCGTCCGTAGCCGCCCTGGTCCGCCTGCTCGCGCCGTTGGACATCGCCGCTCCCGCCGTCCGCACCGCCGTCTCGCGGATGGTACGGCAGGGCTGGCTGACCCCGGCCCGGCTCCCCCGGGGCCCGGGATACGTGGCCACTCCCAAGTGCGTACGCCGTCTCGACGAGACGGCGCTGAGAATTTACCGAGTTGGGACGATCACCTGGACGGGCCGGTGGCATGTGCTCGTGGTCGAGCCGGTGCGCGATCGGTCCCGGCGGGAACGGCTCCGGGCCGATCTCGCCTTCCTCGGCTACGCCCCGCTCTCGGAGACGACCTGGATAGGCCCGCGGGCCTCCCCCGAGCTCGGCGCCCTCCTGACCGGCGAGGACATCCGCGCCGACCGGTTCGACGCGGTGCTCGACGGCGACCCCCAGGCCCTGGTCGCCCGGACCTGGGACCTGGACGGCATCGGCGCGGCCTACGAGGACTGGCTGGCCCAGGCGGTGGACCTGGTCGGCGGGCTGCCCCGGGACGCCGCCGCCGACCGGGTGTTCGCCGTCCGGAGCAGGTTGCTGCACGGCTGGCGCAACTTCCTGTTCCGCGATCCCGGTCTCCCCGCCGAACTGCTGCCGCCGGGCTGGCCGGGCGAGAAGGCCAGGTCCTACTTCGAGCAGGAGGCCGCCCGCCTGCTCCCCGCCGCCGCCGCGTTCGTCGACCGCCACCTCGCCGCGCCGTAG
- a CDS encoding enoyl-CoA hydratase-related protein, producing MNDVLYSVDDAVATVVLDRPEAMNSLTARTKAELLEALTTAAQAPAVRAVLLTGSGRAFCAGQDLNEHAAALEAGRGLDDTVRAHYNPIIRTITEMGKPVVAAVNGVAAGAGASLAFACDLRIAADRAKFAMAFTGIGLAPDSGASWTLQRLVGLARASELLLLGEPFDAARALELGLVSRVVPADELAVTARALAVRLAQGPTSAYAATKRALEAAASGSLADALALEADLQDACAKTADHLNATRAFLRKERPVFEGR from the coding sequence TTGAACGACGTTCTCTACTCCGTCGACGACGCCGTCGCCACCGTCGTCCTGGACCGGCCGGAGGCGATGAACTCGCTGACGGCGCGGACGAAGGCCGAACTGCTCGAAGCGCTCACCACGGCCGCGCAGGCCCCCGCCGTACGGGCGGTGCTGCTGACGGGGTCGGGCCGGGCGTTCTGCGCCGGCCAGGACCTGAACGAGCACGCCGCCGCCCTGGAGGCGGGCCGCGGGCTGGACGACACCGTGCGCGCGCACTACAACCCGATCATCCGCACGATCACCGAGATGGGCAAGCCGGTCGTCGCGGCGGTGAACGGCGTCGCCGCGGGCGCGGGCGCCTCCCTGGCCTTCGCCTGTGACCTGCGGATCGCCGCCGACCGGGCGAAGTTCGCGATGGCCTTCACCGGCATCGGCCTGGCCCCGGACTCCGGCGCGTCCTGGACGCTCCAGCGTCTGGTCGGCCTGGCCCGCGCGAGCGAACTCCTGCTGCTCGGAGAGCCTTTCGACGCGGCCCGCGCGCTGGAGCTCGGGCTCGTCTCCAGGGTCGTCCCGGCCGACGAGCTGGCCGTCACGGCCCGTGCGCTGGCCGTACGGCTGGCACAGGGCCCCACGAGCGCCTACGCGGCCACCAAACGTGCTCTGGAGGCCGCCGCGAGCGGCTCCCTGGCCGACGCCCTGGCTCTGGAGGCCGACCTCCAGGACGCCTGCGCCAAGACCGCCGACCATCTGAACGCCACCCGGGCCTTCCTCCGCAAGGAGCGTCCCGTCTTCGAGGGCCGGTAA
- a CDS encoding ABC transporter substrate-binding protein, whose protein sequence is MTVRISAAAAVILTATIAGCGAPATENRQLPPVKPGAASLQEGFSTMERLIETARKEGALTVIALPRDWVNYGEIIDTFSEEYGIKVEQLEPDASSRQEIESAARLKPDVFDLSLEVAVANAAAFAPYKVQNWQDIPDNLKDYPGRWYAGYGGYMSIGYDPRKVAAPTSYGDLLKPGYSVSLPGDPRQTAAAFNGVMAASLSGGKAEAKRGVEFFDRLKKAGNLAASAQSATVVLDWDYQNAERAGWKVAIPGRTVLSSYYVQAINKNAPHPAAARLWQEFLFSDKGQNLFLKGHARPARMEALQMRGTLDKGLAAGLPATNARPVMLTIPETDAAKAYLQREWSRKVG, encoded by the coding sequence GTGACCGTACGCATCAGTGCCGCCGCCGCCGTGATCCTCACCGCCACGATCGCCGGATGTGGCGCGCCGGCTACCGAGAACAGACAACTTCCGCCGGTCAAGCCCGGGGCCGCCTCCCTGCAGGAGGGGTTCTCGACGATGGAACGCCTCATCGAGACGGCTCGCAAGGAGGGCGCGCTCACCGTGATCGCGCTGCCGCGCGACTGGGTGAACTACGGCGAGATCATCGACACCTTCTCCGAAGAGTACGGAATCAAGGTCGAGCAGCTCGAACCGGACGCGAGCAGCCGGCAGGAGATCGAGTCCGCGGCCCGGCTCAAGCCCGACGTGTTCGATCTGAGCCTGGAGGTCGCGGTGGCCAACGCCGCCGCCTTCGCCCCGTACAAGGTGCAGAACTGGCAGGACATCCCCGACAACCTCAAGGACTACCCCGGTCGCTGGTACGCCGGTTACGGGGGCTACATGTCCATCGGCTACGACCCGCGCAAGGTCGCGGCCCCGACCTCCTACGGCGACCTGCTCAAGCCCGGCTACAGCGTCTCGCTGCCCGGCGACCCGCGGCAGACCGCCGCGGCCTTCAACGGCGTGATGGCGGCGTCGCTCAGCGGCGGCAAGGCCGAGGCGAAGCGGGGCGTGGAGTTCTTCGACCGCCTGAAGAAGGCGGGCAACCTCGCGGCGTCGGCGCAGTCCGCCACGGTCGTCCTCGACTGGGACTACCAGAACGCCGAGCGGGCGGGCTGGAAGGTCGCCATCCCGGGCCGGACCGTGCTGAGTTCCTACTACGTCCAGGCCATCAACAAGAACGCCCCGCATCCGGCCGCCGCCCGGCTGTGGCAGGAGTTCCTGTTCTCCGACAAGGGGCAGAACCTGTTCCTCAAGGGCCACGCCCGCCCGGCCCGGATGGAGGCCCTGCAGATGCGCGGCACCCTGGACAAGGGCCTCGCCGCCGGGCTGCCCGCCACGAACGCCAGGCCCGTGATGCTGACCATTCCGGAGACCGACGCCGCCAAGGCCTACCTCCAGCGCGAATGGAGCAGGAAGGTCGGATAG
- a CDS encoding DNA-3-methyladenine glycosylase I: protein MTGSAPPIRCGWVSSAPDYVAYHDEEWGRRVEGDDRVFERLTLEAFQSGLSWITILRKRENFRAAFAGFSIPAVAAFDQTDVDRLLGDAGIVRNRAKIEAAVANARAALDVGLSDLVWRHADPASPVPKTLADVPAQTPGSKALAKELRSHGFRFVGPTTAYALMQAIGLVNDHLDDCWVRAAAGRAER, encoded by the coding sequence ATGACCGGGTCCGCGCCGCCGATCCGCTGCGGCTGGGTGAGCTCGGCCCCCGACTACGTCGCCTACCACGACGAGGAGTGGGGCCGCAGGGTCGAGGGCGACGACCGCGTGTTCGAGCGGCTCACCCTGGAGGCCTTCCAGTCCGGCCTGTCCTGGATCACCATCCTGCGCAAGCGGGAGAACTTCAGGGCCGCCTTCGCCGGGTTCTCGATCCCGGCCGTGGCGGCGTTCGACCAGACCGACGTGGACCGCCTGCTGGGCGACGCGGGCATCGTCCGCAACCGGGCCAAGATCGAGGCCGCCGTCGCCAACGCCCGGGCCGCCCTCGACGTGGGCCTGTCCGACCTCGTCTGGCGGCACGCCGACCCGGCCTCCCCCGTGCCGAAGACCCTGGCGGACGTGCCCGCCCAGACCCCTGGCTCCAAGGCGCTCGCCAAGGAGCTCCGGTCGCACGGCTTCCGGTTCGTCGGCCCCACCACCGCCTACGCGCTGATGCAGGCCATCGGCCTGGTCAACGACCACCTGGACGACTGCTGGGTGCGTGCCGCCGCCGGCCGGGCGGAGCGGTAG
- a CDS encoding TIGR00730 family Rossman fold protein — protein sequence MKKTRPERRQGGAVVRGDLVSESTHDQRLLDRRGPADWLHMDPWRVMRIQAEFVEGFGQLAELPQAVTVFGSARTPEGAPEYEMGIQLGRKLSEAGYAVITGGGPGCMEAANRGAREAGGVSVGLGIELPFEQHMNEYVDLGIEFRYFFVRKTMFVKYACGFVALPGGFGTMDELFEALTLVQTRKVTSFPVVLVGTEFWGGLLDWIKNTLVSSGKISPPDLNLIHVTDDVDEAVRIITDADRNRSGQAGKERRAARDAVADAQ from the coding sequence ATGAAGAAGACACGTCCGGAACGCCGTCAGGGAGGTGCCGTGGTCCGCGGCGACCTCGTCTCCGAATCCACCCATGACCAGCGGCTTCTTGATCGCAGAGGCCCCGCCGACTGGCTGCACATGGATCCGTGGCGGGTGATGCGCATCCAGGCGGAGTTCGTGGAGGGCTTCGGTCAGCTCGCCGAACTGCCTCAGGCGGTGACCGTCTTCGGGTCCGCGCGCACCCCCGAGGGCGCCCCCGAATACGAAATGGGCATCCAACTCGGCCGGAAACTCTCCGAGGCGGGCTACGCCGTGATCACCGGTGGCGGGCCGGGTTGCATGGAGGCGGCCAACAGGGGTGCCCGTGAGGCGGGCGGTGTCTCCGTCGGCCTGGGCATCGAGCTCCCCTTCGAGCAGCACATGAACGAGTACGTGGACCTCGGCATAGAGTTCCGCTACTTCTTCGTCCGCAAGACCATGTTCGTGAAGTACGCCTGCGGGTTCGTCGCGCTGCCGGGCGGCTTCGGCACGATGGACGAGCTGTTCGAGGCGCTGACCCTGGTCCAGACGCGCAAGGTCACCTCCTTCCCCGTCGTGCTGGTGGGCACGGAGTTCTGGGGAGGGCTGCTCGACTGGATCAAGAACACCCTGGTGTCCAGCGGCAAGATCTCCCCACCGGACCTGAACCTCATCCATGTCACCGACGACGTGGACGAGGCCGTGCGCATCATCACCGACGCGGACCGGAACAGGTCGGGGCAGGCCGGGAAGGAGCGGAGGGCGGCCCGTGACGCGGTGGCGGACGCACAATAG
- a CDS encoding class I SAM-dependent methyltransferase produces MRYDAPGLTRWNAHAYDSGFGYVSAHGAPLVDLLDPQPGEHVVDLGCGTGMLTAEIASRGARVLGIDGSAAMIEKARAQHPGLDFIVGDGRDFTVAQPYDAVFSNAALHWMGRDPDAVIARVREALTPGGRFVAEMGGAGNCAALTAALSTAWREHGLREPDLPWYFPTPAEYATRLEKGGFVVRLLEYFDRPTPLDECPNGAADWVRMFAGSLLREVPADLVEPLLRRVNELAAPALRRETGWMADYVRLRFAAVRR; encoded by the coding sequence ATGCGATACGACGCCCCCGGCCTGACGAGGTGGAACGCTCACGCCTACGACAGCGGCTTCGGATACGTCTCGGCGCACGGAGCACCCCTGGTCGACCTGCTCGACCCCCAGCCGGGGGAGCACGTCGTGGACCTCGGCTGCGGCACCGGGATGCTGACCGCCGAGATCGCCTCCCGGGGAGCCCGCGTCCTGGGGATAGACGGTTCCGCTGCCATGATCGAGAAAGCTCGGGCGCAGCACCCCGGGCTGGACTTCATCGTGGGTGACGGCCGCGACTTCACGGTCGCCCAGCCGTACGACGCGGTCTTCTCCAACGCGGCGCTGCACTGGATGGGCCGCGATCCGGACGCGGTGATAGCCAGGGTGCGCGAGGCGCTGACACCCGGCGGGCGGTTCGTGGCCGAGATGGGCGGCGCGGGCAACTGCGCCGCGCTCACGGCGGCGCTGTCCACCGCGTGGCGGGAACACGGACTGCGCGAACCCGACCTGCCGTGGTACTTCCCGACCCCGGCCGAGTACGCCACGCGGCTGGAGAAGGGCGGATTCGTCGTCCGGCTGCTGGAGTACTTCGACCGGCCCACTCCCCTTGACGAATGCCCCAACGGGGCAGCGGACTGGGTGCGGATGTTCGCCGGGTCGCTGCTCCGGGAAGTGCCCGCAGACCTGGTCGAACCCCTGCTGAGACGGGTGAACGAGCTGGCCGCGCCGGCACTCCGCCGGGAGACCGGATGGATGGCCGACTACGTGCGGCTCCGGTTCGCGGCCGTACGCCGCTGA
- a CDS encoding DUF4178 domain-containing protein has translation MTPAVAAILGLGVVTLVLLLGALYATTRQDRKQRSPGQLGDIPLPPAEVAQPPPPLSAGHVGIDYPDPRTIKVGDTIYCQSVRTRVLGAMYLSWQGNDWTEYLLDDGTRRYQWLSIETRPGPNPGDPSHLEVLLWTPVPTQGMIPAKTTLSVEGVEFFPVDRGTAAFRAEGVTSMPERGLLDFADYRAADGRLLSFERLQGQPWTSSYAQSLPPGSIRIEKKD, from the coding sequence ATGACCCCTGCGGTCGCCGCGATACTCGGACTGGGCGTAGTGACCCTCGTCCTGCTGCTTGGCGCGTTGTACGCGACCACCCGCCAGGACAGGAAACAGCGCAGCCCCGGGCAGCTCGGCGATATCCCCCTCCCACCGGCCGAGGTGGCTCAGCCGCCGCCTCCACTGAGCGCGGGCCATGTCGGCATCGACTACCCCGACCCCCGCACGATCAAGGTGGGCGACACGATCTACTGCCAGAGCGTGCGGACCCGCGTCCTGGGCGCCATGTACCTGTCGTGGCAGGGCAACGACTGGACGGAGTACCTCCTCGACGACGGCACCCGCCGCTACCAGTGGCTGTCGATCGAGACGCGTCCCGGCCCGAACCCGGGTGACCCGTCCCACCTTGAGGTGCTCCTCTGGACGCCGGTGCCCACCCAGGGCATGATCCCGGCCAAGACCACACTGAGCGTCGAGGGAGTCGAGTTCTTCCCGGTGGACCGCGGCACCGCGGCCTTCCGCGCAGAGGGGGTCACCTCGATGCCCGAGCGGGGGCTGCTCGACTTCGCCGACTACCGGGCCGCCGACGGCCGCCTGCTCTCCTTCGAGCGGCTCCAGGGGCAGCCCTGGACCTCCTCCTACGCCCAGTCGCTGCCCCCGGGCTCCATCAGGATCGAGAAGAAGGACTAG